One genomic region from Lynx canadensis isolate LIC74 chromosome E1, mLynCan4.pri.v2, whole genome shotgun sequence encodes:
- the LOC115501425 gene encoding MYCBP-associated protein isoform X7, with translation MKKVAAKQSPPKLIERKRAKVPEQLTPPIQEEPEPVSSVLQGGDILALAIKKEDLKKQHIPRFIETQDRPVVTQKFIIRKLKPKDHKRKVCHLVAYPATPDAATKPLDYSGPGDSFHGCDQILPHHILGSLQDFKRIAVARGNIQLAELIRTPPCLVTLISAKEEPKRKAPKEEKEKAHPWAPPPQHNFLKNWRRNLALRKQQQEALSERLKKPVGELLMHTGEAYRQIQEERELIDRALPTQHDGKSCEETSGFWSRLEYLGDEMTGLVMTKTKAQRGLLEPITHVRKPHCIQAETGLPAQKDAWYRYTWDRSLFLIYRRKELQSVMAELDFSQQDIDGLEVVGRGQPFSTVTVEDYPVFDRSQESSSEDTGPSDSLASYPDDVPMPVLGPSLLFCGKPACWIRGRNPEDKKRVGIAVRLTFETLEREKTSSELTVVNNGTVAIWYNWRRRSQLDSFQDLKRNRMERFYFNNREGVILPGETKTFTFFFKSLNAGIFRECWEFGTHPALLGGALLQVNLRAVSLTQDVFREERKLLKDKLAAHEAVTIVDSVLQELLSGILTPERAPSPVDAYLTEEDLFRHRNPQLHYQHQVVQNLHRLWRQYLTLPPKAEEARPSEEERHSPRARAAYLEKASVNVEPSAHSKSPVSESQVPWQESEAFRDSRDALGSQKPGAGAQSSQRKSIMEEILVEESPDLGSTKSPWELDGLPPPEWNLCLEDFGKAVMALPEESQREDVLIELNKAALELCQEPRPLQSDLLHQMCLQLWRDVIDGLVGHSLWLRALLGLPEKETIYLDLPEEQDRKSPPVTEVKVTAGKVGKEDRKGAAQEKKQLGIREKEDRKPAKLPGKEDRLNSKKHKAKDDKKPLKSSSRDRVSLEDPAPDSIMTSQEPTDPLVMKKYTERLHTEVYGLLDTLVTDLMVLADELRPIKNVEETLRLCI, from the exons ATGAAAAAAGTGGCTGCCAAGCAGTCTCCGCCCAAGTTGATCG aAAGGAAGCGGGCAAAGGTACCTGAGCAGCTCACACCCCCCATTCAGGAAGAACCTGAGCCTGTTAGCAGTGTCCTACAAGGGGGTGACATCCTGGCCTTagccattaaaaaggaagacTTGAAGAAG caaCACATTCCTCGCTTTATTGAGACACAAGATAGACCTGTCGTCACCCAGAAATTTATCATCCGTAAACTCAAACCCAAGGATCATAAGAGGAAGGTCTGCCACTTAGTAGCATATCCTGCTACTCCAGATGCAGCCACGAAGCCCCTGGACTACTCTG GTCCGGGTGACAGCTTCCATGGCTGTGACCAGATTCTGCCTCACCACATCTTGGGGAGTCTCCAGGACTTTAAGAGAATTGCAGTTGCTCGAGGAAACATCCAG CTGGCTGAGCTCATACGCACCCCGCCCTGTCTGGTGACCCTCATCTCAGCTAAAGAGGAGCCAAAGCGGAAAGCcccaaaagaagagaaggagaaggcgCATCCCTGGGCCCCGCCTCCTCAGCACAACTTTCTCAAAAACTGGCGGCGCAACCTAGCCTTGCggaagcagcagcaggaagcCCTGAGTG AACGCCTCAAGAAGCCGGTGGGCGAGCTGCTTATGCACACTGGGGAGGCCTACAGGCAGATCCAGGAGGAGCGGGAGCTCATTGACCGAGCGCTTCCGACACAGCATGATGGGAAG AGCTGTGAGGAGACCAGTGGGTTCTGGAGTCGACTGGAATACTTGGGAGATGAAATGACGGGTCTGGTAATGACAAAGACCAAAGCTCAGCGTGGCCTCCTGGAACCGATCACTCACGTCAGGAAGCCCCACTGCATCCAGGCGGAGACAG GACTGCCGGCCCAGAAGGATGCTTGGTACCGCTACACCTGGGATCGGAGTCTGTTCCTGATCTACCGACGCAAGGAGCTGCAGAGCGTCATGGCAGAGCTGGACTTCAGCCAGCAG GATATCGATGGCCTGGAGGTGGTGGGCAGAGGGCAGCCTTTCTCGACCGTTACCGTGGAAGACTATCCAGTATTCGATAGGAGCCAAGAAAGTTCCTCTGAAGACACAGGGCCCTC AGACTCATTGGCCAGTTACCCTGACGATGTCCCCATGCCTGTTCTTGGCCCTTCTCTGCTGTTCTGTGGGAAGCCAGCCTGCTGGATCAGAGGCCGTAACCCAGAAGACAAG aagcGTGTTGGCATCGCTGTTCGCTTGACCTTCGAAACTCTAGAAAGGGAGAAGACCTCTTCGGAACTGACCGTGGTCAATAATGGCACCGTGGCCATTTGGTACAACTGGCGGAGGCGGTCTCAGCTGGACTCTTTCCAAGACCTGAAGAGAAACAGGATGGAGCGGTTTTACTTTAACAATCGAGAAG GTGTGATTCTGCCTGGAGAAACGAAAACCTTTACCTTCTTCTTCAAGTCTCTGAATGCTGGCATCTTCAGGGAATGTTGGGAGTTTGGAACCCACCCCGCCTTATTAGGAGGTGCTCTCCTGCAGGTCAACCTCCGCGCAGTCTCCCTGACCCAGGATGTtttcagggaagagaggaagttACTGAAG gaCAAGCTGGCTGCCCACGAAGCGGTCACCATTGTGGACAGCGTGCTGCAGGAGCTGTTGAGTGGGATCCTGACCCCAGAGCGTGCGCCGTCCCCCGTGGACGCCTATCTCACTGAGGAGGACTTGTTCCGCCACAGAAATCCTCAG CTGCATTACCAGCACCAAGTGGTGCAAAACCTGCACAGGCTGTGGCGCCAGTACCTCACCCTGCCCCCCAAGGCCGAGGAGGCCAGGCCCAGTGAGGAGGAGCGCCACAGCCCCAGGGCCCGGGCTGCCTACTTGGAGAAGGCCTCCGTGAACGTGGAGCCCTCGGCACACTCTAAGAGCCCAGTCTCAGAATCCCAAGTGCCCTGGCAGGAGAGTGAGGCCTTCAGGGACTCCCGAGACGCTTTAGGGTCCCAGAAGCCTGGAGCGGGGGCTCAGAGTTCTCAGCGGAAGAGCATTATGGAGGAGATCCTGGTGGAGGAGAGCCCAGACCTGGGGAGCACCAAGAGCCCCTGGGAGCTGGATGGCCTTCCCCCACCTGAGTGGAACCTCTGTTTGGAGGATTTCGGAAAG GCAGTGATGGCACTCCCTgaggagagccagagggaggaCGTCCTCATCGAGCTCAACAAAGCAGCCCTGGAGCTGTGCCAGGAACCGAGGCCCCTGCAATCTGACTTGCTGCACCAGATGTG TTTGCAGCTATGGCGGGATGTGATTGATGGCCTGGTGGGCCATTCCCTGTGGCTGAGGGCTCTGCTGGGCCTGCCTGAGAAGGAGACCATCTATTTGGACCTACCAGAAGAGCAAG ATCGCAAGTCCCCGCCCGTCACAGAAGTGAAAGTGACTGCCGGGAAGGTTGGGAAGGAGGACCGGAAAGGGGCAGCCCAGGAAAAGAAGCAGCTGGgaatcagagagaaagaggatagAAAACCTGCCAAGCTGCCGGGGAAAGAG GATCGTTTAAACAGCAAGAAGCACAAGGCAAAGGATGACAAGAAACCGCTGAAGTCTTCAAGTCGGGACAGGGTTTCCTTGGAAGACCCTGCCCCTGACAGCATTATGACCTCCCAGGAACCCACAGACCCCCTGGTCATGAAGAAATACACCGAGAGGCTGCACACGGAG
- the LOC115501425 gene encoding MYCBP-associated protein isoform X3, which translates to MKKVAAKQSPPKLIERKRAKVPEQLTPPIQEEPEPVSSVLQGGDILALAIKKEDLKKQHIPRFIETQDRPVVTQKFIIRKLKPKDHKRKVCHLVAYPATPDAATKPLDYSGPGDSFHGCDQILPHHILGSLQDFKRIAVARGNIQLAELIRTPPCLVTLISAKEEPKRKAPKEEKEKAHPWAPPPQHNFLKNWRRNLALRKQQQEALSERLKKPVGELLMHTGEAYRQIQEERELIDRALPTQHDGKSCEETSGFWSRLEYLGDEMTGLVMTKTKAQRGLLEPITHVRKPHCIQAETGLPAQKDAWYRYTWDRSLFLIYRRKELQSVMAELDFSQQDIDGLEVVGRGQPFSTVTVEDYPVFDRSQESSSEDTGPSDSLASYPDDVPMPVLGPSLLFCGKPACWIRGRNPEDKKRVGIAVRLTFETLEREKTSSELTVVNNGTVAIWYNWRRRSQLDSFQDLKRNRMERFYFNNREGVILPGETKTFTFFFKSLNAGIFRECWEFGTHPALLGGALLQVNLRAVSLTQDVFREERKLLKDKLAAHEAVTIVDSVLQELLSGILTPERAPSPVDAYLTEEDLFRHRNPQLHYQHQVVQNLHRLWRQYLTLPPKAEEARPSEEERHSPRARAAYLEKASVNVEPSAHSKSPVSESQVPWQESEAFRDSRDALGSQKPGAGAQSSQRKSIMEEILVEESPDLGSTKSPWELDGLPPPEWNLCLEDFGKAVMALPEESQREDVLIELNKAALELCQEPRPLQSDLLHQMCLQLWRDVIDGLVGHSLWLRALLGLPEKETIYLDLPEEQDRKSPPVTEVKVTAGKVGKEDRKGAAQEKKQLGIREKEDRKPAKLPGKEDRLNSKKHKAKDDKKPLKSSSRDRVSLEDPAPDSIMTSQEPTDPLVMKKYTERLHTEEGSYTPDGQGGTGLPHCSLELPLQPPQALRPPYVQGASAG; encoded by the exons ATGAAAAAAGTGGCTGCCAAGCAGTCTCCGCCCAAGTTGATCG aAAGGAAGCGGGCAAAGGTACCTGAGCAGCTCACACCCCCCATTCAGGAAGAACCTGAGCCTGTTAGCAGTGTCCTACAAGGGGGTGACATCCTGGCCTTagccattaaaaaggaagacTTGAAGAAG caaCACATTCCTCGCTTTATTGAGACACAAGATAGACCTGTCGTCACCCAGAAATTTATCATCCGTAAACTCAAACCCAAGGATCATAAGAGGAAGGTCTGCCACTTAGTAGCATATCCTGCTACTCCAGATGCAGCCACGAAGCCCCTGGACTACTCTG GTCCGGGTGACAGCTTCCATGGCTGTGACCAGATTCTGCCTCACCACATCTTGGGGAGTCTCCAGGACTTTAAGAGAATTGCAGTTGCTCGAGGAAACATCCAG CTGGCTGAGCTCATACGCACCCCGCCCTGTCTGGTGACCCTCATCTCAGCTAAAGAGGAGCCAAAGCGGAAAGCcccaaaagaagagaaggagaaggcgCATCCCTGGGCCCCGCCTCCTCAGCACAACTTTCTCAAAAACTGGCGGCGCAACCTAGCCTTGCggaagcagcagcaggaagcCCTGAGTG AACGCCTCAAGAAGCCGGTGGGCGAGCTGCTTATGCACACTGGGGAGGCCTACAGGCAGATCCAGGAGGAGCGGGAGCTCATTGACCGAGCGCTTCCGACACAGCATGATGGGAAG AGCTGTGAGGAGACCAGTGGGTTCTGGAGTCGACTGGAATACTTGGGAGATGAAATGACGGGTCTGGTAATGACAAAGACCAAAGCTCAGCGTGGCCTCCTGGAACCGATCACTCACGTCAGGAAGCCCCACTGCATCCAGGCGGAGACAG GACTGCCGGCCCAGAAGGATGCTTGGTACCGCTACACCTGGGATCGGAGTCTGTTCCTGATCTACCGACGCAAGGAGCTGCAGAGCGTCATGGCAGAGCTGGACTTCAGCCAGCAG GATATCGATGGCCTGGAGGTGGTGGGCAGAGGGCAGCCTTTCTCGACCGTTACCGTGGAAGACTATCCAGTATTCGATAGGAGCCAAGAAAGTTCCTCTGAAGACACAGGGCCCTC AGACTCATTGGCCAGTTACCCTGACGATGTCCCCATGCCTGTTCTTGGCCCTTCTCTGCTGTTCTGTGGGAAGCCAGCCTGCTGGATCAGAGGCCGTAACCCAGAAGACAAG aagcGTGTTGGCATCGCTGTTCGCTTGACCTTCGAAACTCTAGAAAGGGAGAAGACCTCTTCGGAACTGACCGTGGTCAATAATGGCACCGTGGCCATTTGGTACAACTGGCGGAGGCGGTCTCAGCTGGACTCTTTCCAAGACCTGAAGAGAAACAGGATGGAGCGGTTTTACTTTAACAATCGAGAAG GTGTGATTCTGCCTGGAGAAACGAAAACCTTTACCTTCTTCTTCAAGTCTCTGAATGCTGGCATCTTCAGGGAATGTTGGGAGTTTGGAACCCACCCCGCCTTATTAGGAGGTGCTCTCCTGCAGGTCAACCTCCGCGCAGTCTCCCTGACCCAGGATGTtttcagggaagagaggaagttACTGAAG gaCAAGCTGGCTGCCCACGAAGCGGTCACCATTGTGGACAGCGTGCTGCAGGAGCTGTTGAGTGGGATCCTGACCCCAGAGCGTGCGCCGTCCCCCGTGGACGCCTATCTCACTGAGGAGGACTTGTTCCGCCACAGAAATCCTCAG CTGCATTACCAGCACCAAGTGGTGCAAAACCTGCACAGGCTGTGGCGCCAGTACCTCACCCTGCCCCCCAAGGCCGAGGAGGCCAGGCCCAGTGAGGAGGAGCGCCACAGCCCCAGGGCCCGGGCTGCCTACTTGGAGAAGGCCTCCGTGAACGTGGAGCCCTCGGCACACTCTAAGAGCCCAGTCTCAGAATCCCAAGTGCCCTGGCAGGAGAGTGAGGCCTTCAGGGACTCCCGAGACGCTTTAGGGTCCCAGAAGCCTGGAGCGGGGGCTCAGAGTTCTCAGCGGAAGAGCATTATGGAGGAGATCCTGGTGGAGGAGAGCCCAGACCTGGGGAGCACCAAGAGCCCCTGGGAGCTGGATGGCCTTCCCCCACCTGAGTGGAACCTCTGTTTGGAGGATTTCGGAAAG GCAGTGATGGCACTCCCTgaggagagccagagggaggaCGTCCTCATCGAGCTCAACAAAGCAGCCCTGGAGCTGTGCCAGGAACCGAGGCCCCTGCAATCTGACTTGCTGCACCAGATGTG TTTGCAGCTATGGCGGGATGTGATTGATGGCCTGGTGGGCCATTCCCTGTGGCTGAGGGCTCTGCTGGGCCTGCCTGAGAAGGAGACCATCTATTTGGACCTACCAGAAGAGCAAG ATCGCAAGTCCCCGCCCGTCACAGAAGTGAAAGTGACTGCCGGGAAGGTTGGGAAGGAGGACCGGAAAGGGGCAGCCCAGGAAAAGAAGCAGCTGGgaatcagagagaaagaggatagAAAACCTGCCAAGCTGCCGGGGAAAGAG GATCGTTTAAACAGCAAGAAGCACAAGGCAAAGGATGACAAGAAACCGCTGAAGTCTTCAAGTCGGGACAGGGTTTCCTTGGAAGACCCTGCCCCTGACAGCATTATGACCTCCCAGGAACCCACAGACCCCCTGGTCATGAAGAAATACACCGAGAGGCTGCACACGGAG
- the LOC115501425 gene encoding MYCBP-associated protein isoform X5 codes for MKSVKKESRLRIPASRFLEAAELIKERKRAKVPEQLTPPIQEEPEPVSSVLQGGDILALAIKKEDLKKQHIPRFIETQDRPVVTQKFIIRKLKPKDHKRKVCHLVAYPATPDAATKPLDYSGPGDSFHGCDQILPHHILGSLQDFKRIAVARGNIQLAELIRTPPCLVTLISAKEEPKRKAPKEEKEKAHPWAPPPQHNFLKNWRRNLALRKQQQEALSERLKKPVGELLMHTGEAYRQIQEERELIDRALPTQHDGKSCEETSGFWSRLEYLGDEMTGLVMTKTKAQRGLLEPITHVRKPHCIQAETGLPAQKDAWYRYTWDRSLFLIYRRKELQSVMAELDFSQQDIDGLEVVGRGQPFSTVTVEDYPVFDRSQESSSEDTGPSDSLASYPDDVPMPVLGPSLLFCGKPACWIRGRNPEDKKRVGIAVRLTFETLEREKTSSELTVVNNGTVAIWYNWRRRSQLDSFQDLKRNRMERFYFNNREGVILPGETKTFTFFFKSLNAGIFRECWEFGTHPALLGGALLQVNLRAVSLTQDVFREERKLLKDKLAAHEAVTIVDSVLQELLSGILTPERAPSPVDAYLTEEDLFRHRNPQLHYQHQVVQNLHRLWRQYLTLPPKAEEARPSEEERHSPRARAAYLEKASVNVEPSAHSKSPVSESQVPWQESEAFRDSRDALGSQKPGAGAQSSQRKSIMEEILVEESPDLGSTKSPWELDGLPPPEWNLCLEDFGKAVMALPEESQREDVLIELNKAALELCQEPRPLQSDLLHQMCLQLWRDVIDGLVGHSLWLRALLGLPEKETIYLDLPEEQDRKSPPVTEVKVTAGKVGKEDRKGAAQEKKQLGIREKEDRKPAKLPGKEACWDIVWASGSFKQQEAQGKG; via the exons ATGAAGTCAGTAAAGAAGGAGTCCCGCTTGAGAATACCCGCAAGCAGATTCTTGGAGGCCGCAGAACTCATTAAAG aAAGGAAGCGGGCAAAGGTACCTGAGCAGCTCACACCCCCCATTCAGGAAGAACCTGAGCCTGTTAGCAGTGTCCTACAAGGGGGTGACATCCTGGCCTTagccattaaaaaggaagacTTGAAGAAG caaCACATTCCTCGCTTTATTGAGACACAAGATAGACCTGTCGTCACCCAGAAATTTATCATCCGTAAACTCAAACCCAAGGATCATAAGAGGAAGGTCTGCCACTTAGTAGCATATCCTGCTACTCCAGATGCAGCCACGAAGCCCCTGGACTACTCTG GTCCGGGTGACAGCTTCCATGGCTGTGACCAGATTCTGCCTCACCACATCTTGGGGAGTCTCCAGGACTTTAAGAGAATTGCAGTTGCTCGAGGAAACATCCAG CTGGCTGAGCTCATACGCACCCCGCCCTGTCTGGTGACCCTCATCTCAGCTAAAGAGGAGCCAAAGCGGAAAGCcccaaaagaagagaaggagaaggcgCATCCCTGGGCCCCGCCTCCTCAGCACAACTTTCTCAAAAACTGGCGGCGCAACCTAGCCTTGCggaagcagcagcaggaagcCCTGAGTG AACGCCTCAAGAAGCCGGTGGGCGAGCTGCTTATGCACACTGGGGAGGCCTACAGGCAGATCCAGGAGGAGCGGGAGCTCATTGACCGAGCGCTTCCGACACAGCATGATGGGAAG AGCTGTGAGGAGACCAGTGGGTTCTGGAGTCGACTGGAATACTTGGGAGATGAAATGACGGGTCTGGTAATGACAAAGACCAAAGCTCAGCGTGGCCTCCTGGAACCGATCACTCACGTCAGGAAGCCCCACTGCATCCAGGCGGAGACAG GACTGCCGGCCCAGAAGGATGCTTGGTACCGCTACACCTGGGATCGGAGTCTGTTCCTGATCTACCGACGCAAGGAGCTGCAGAGCGTCATGGCAGAGCTGGACTTCAGCCAGCAG GATATCGATGGCCTGGAGGTGGTGGGCAGAGGGCAGCCTTTCTCGACCGTTACCGTGGAAGACTATCCAGTATTCGATAGGAGCCAAGAAAGTTCCTCTGAAGACACAGGGCCCTC AGACTCATTGGCCAGTTACCCTGACGATGTCCCCATGCCTGTTCTTGGCCCTTCTCTGCTGTTCTGTGGGAAGCCAGCCTGCTGGATCAGAGGCCGTAACCCAGAAGACAAG aagcGTGTTGGCATCGCTGTTCGCTTGACCTTCGAAACTCTAGAAAGGGAGAAGACCTCTTCGGAACTGACCGTGGTCAATAATGGCACCGTGGCCATTTGGTACAACTGGCGGAGGCGGTCTCAGCTGGACTCTTTCCAAGACCTGAAGAGAAACAGGATGGAGCGGTTTTACTTTAACAATCGAGAAG GTGTGATTCTGCCTGGAGAAACGAAAACCTTTACCTTCTTCTTCAAGTCTCTGAATGCTGGCATCTTCAGGGAATGTTGGGAGTTTGGAACCCACCCCGCCTTATTAGGAGGTGCTCTCCTGCAGGTCAACCTCCGCGCAGTCTCCCTGACCCAGGATGTtttcagggaagagaggaagttACTGAAG gaCAAGCTGGCTGCCCACGAAGCGGTCACCATTGTGGACAGCGTGCTGCAGGAGCTGTTGAGTGGGATCCTGACCCCAGAGCGTGCGCCGTCCCCCGTGGACGCCTATCTCACTGAGGAGGACTTGTTCCGCCACAGAAATCCTCAG CTGCATTACCAGCACCAAGTGGTGCAAAACCTGCACAGGCTGTGGCGCCAGTACCTCACCCTGCCCCCCAAGGCCGAGGAGGCCAGGCCCAGTGAGGAGGAGCGCCACAGCCCCAGGGCCCGGGCTGCCTACTTGGAGAAGGCCTCCGTGAACGTGGAGCCCTCGGCACACTCTAAGAGCCCAGTCTCAGAATCCCAAGTGCCCTGGCAGGAGAGTGAGGCCTTCAGGGACTCCCGAGACGCTTTAGGGTCCCAGAAGCCTGGAGCGGGGGCTCAGAGTTCTCAGCGGAAGAGCATTATGGAGGAGATCCTGGTGGAGGAGAGCCCAGACCTGGGGAGCACCAAGAGCCCCTGGGAGCTGGATGGCCTTCCCCCACCTGAGTGGAACCTCTGTTTGGAGGATTTCGGAAAG GCAGTGATGGCACTCCCTgaggagagccagagggaggaCGTCCTCATCGAGCTCAACAAAGCAGCCCTGGAGCTGTGCCAGGAACCGAGGCCCCTGCAATCTGACTTGCTGCACCAGATGTG TTTGCAGCTATGGCGGGATGTGATTGATGGCCTGGTGGGCCATTCCCTGTGGCTGAGGGCTCTGCTGGGCCTGCCTGAGAAGGAGACCATCTATTTGGACCTACCAGAAGAGCAAG ATCGCAAGTCCCCGCCCGTCACAGAAGTGAAAGTGACTGCCGGGAAGGTTGGGAAGGAGGACCGGAAAGGGGCAGCCCAGGAAAAGAAGCAGCTGGgaatcagagagaaagaggatagAAAACCTGCCAAGCTGCCGGGGAAAGAGGCATGCTGGGACATAGTGTGGGCCTCAG GATCGTTTAAACAGCAAGAAGCACAAGGCAAAGGATGA
- the LOC115501425 gene encoding MYCBP-associated protein isoform X6 — protein MKSVKKESRLRIPASRFLEAAELIKERKRAKVPEQLTPPIQEEPEPVSSVLQGGDILALAIKKEDLKKQHIPRFIETQDRPVVTQKFIIRKLKPKDHKRKVCHLVAYPATPDAATKPLDYSGPGDSFHGCDQILPHHILGSLQDFKRIAVARGNIQLAELIRTPPCLVTLISAKEEPKRKAPKEEKEKAHPWAPPPQHNFLKNWRRNLALRKQQQEALSERLKKPVGELLMHTGEAYRQIQEERELIDRALPTQHDGKSCEETSGFWSRLEYLGDEMTGLVMTKTKAQRGLLEPITHVRKPHCIQAETGLPAQKDAWYRYTWDRSLFLIYRRKELQSVMAELDFSQQDIDGLEVVGRGQPFSTVTVEDYPVFDRSQESSSEDTGPSDSLASYPDDVPMPVLGPSLLFCGKPACWIRGRNPEDKKRVGIAVRLTFETLEREKTSSELTVVNNGTVAIWYNWRRRSQLDSFQDLKRNRMERFYFNNREGVILPGETKTFTFFFKSLNAGIFRECWEFGTHPALLGGALLQVNLRAVSLTQDVFREERKLLKDKLAAHEAVTIVDSVLQELLSGILTPERAPSPVDAYLTEEDLFRHRNPQLHYQHQVVQNLHRLWRQYLTLPPKAEEARPSEEERHSPRARAAYLEKASVNVEPSAHSKSPVSESQVPWQESEAFRDSRDALGSQKPGAGAQSSQRKSIMEEILVEESPDLGSTKSPWELDGLPPPEWNLCLEDFGKAVMALPEESQREDVLIELNKAALELCQEPRPLQSDLLHQMCLQLWRDVIDGLVGHSLWLRALLGLPEKETIYLDLPEEQGSFKQQEAQGKG, from the exons ATGAAGTCAGTAAAGAAGGAGTCCCGCTTGAGAATACCCGCAAGCAGATTCTTGGAGGCCGCAGAACTCATTAAAG aAAGGAAGCGGGCAAAGGTACCTGAGCAGCTCACACCCCCCATTCAGGAAGAACCTGAGCCTGTTAGCAGTGTCCTACAAGGGGGTGACATCCTGGCCTTagccattaaaaaggaagacTTGAAGAAG caaCACATTCCTCGCTTTATTGAGACACAAGATAGACCTGTCGTCACCCAGAAATTTATCATCCGTAAACTCAAACCCAAGGATCATAAGAGGAAGGTCTGCCACTTAGTAGCATATCCTGCTACTCCAGATGCAGCCACGAAGCCCCTGGACTACTCTG GTCCGGGTGACAGCTTCCATGGCTGTGACCAGATTCTGCCTCACCACATCTTGGGGAGTCTCCAGGACTTTAAGAGAATTGCAGTTGCTCGAGGAAACATCCAG CTGGCTGAGCTCATACGCACCCCGCCCTGTCTGGTGACCCTCATCTCAGCTAAAGAGGAGCCAAAGCGGAAAGCcccaaaagaagagaaggagaaggcgCATCCCTGGGCCCCGCCTCCTCAGCACAACTTTCTCAAAAACTGGCGGCGCAACCTAGCCTTGCggaagcagcagcaggaagcCCTGAGTG AACGCCTCAAGAAGCCGGTGGGCGAGCTGCTTATGCACACTGGGGAGGCCTACAGGCAGATCCAGGAGGAGCGGGAGCTCATTGACCGAGCGCTTCCGACACAGCATGATGGGAAG AGCTGTGAGGAGACCAGTGGGTTCTGGAGTCGACTGGAATACTTGGGAGATGAAATGACGGGTCTGGTAATGACAAAGACCAAAGCTCAGCGTGGCCTCCTGGAACCGATCACTCACGTCAGGAAGCCCCACTGCATCCAGGCGGAGACAG GACTGCCGGCCCAGAAGGATGCTTGGTACCGCTACACCTGGGATCGGAGTCTGTTCCTGATCTACCGACGCAAGGAGCTGCAGAGCGTCATGGCAGAGCTGGACTTCAGCCAGCAG GATATCGATGGCCTGGAGGTGGTGGGCAGAGGGCAGCCTTTCTCGACCGTTACCGTGGAAGACTATCCAGTATTCGATAGGAGCCAAGAAAGTTCCTCTGAAGACACAGGGCCCTC AGACTCATTGGCCAGTTACCCTGACGATGTCCCCATGCCTGTTCTTGGCCCTTCTCTGCTGTTCTGTGGGAAGCCAGCCTGCTGGATCAGAGGCCGTAACCCAGAAGACAAG aagcGTGTTGGCATCGCTGTTCGCTTGACCTTCGAAACTCTAGAAAGGGAGAAGACCTCTTCGGAACTGACCGTGGTCAATAATGGCACCGTGGCCATTTGGTACAACTGGCGGAGGCGGTCTCAGCTGGACTCTTTCCAAGACCTGAAGAGAAACAGGATGGAGCGGTTTTACTTTAACAATCGAGAAG GTGTGATTCTGCCTGGAGAAACGAAAACCTTTACCTTCTTCTTCAAGTCTCTGAATGCTGGCATCTTCAGGGAATGTTGGGAGTTTGGAACCCACCCCGCCTTATTAGGAGGTGCTCTCCTGCAGGTCAACCTCCGCGCAGTCTCCCTGACCCAGGATGTtttcagggaagagaggaagttACTGAAG gaCAAGCTGGCTGCCCACGAAGCGGTCACCATTGTGGACAGCGTGCTGCAGGAGCTGTTGAGTGGGATCCTGACCCCAGAGCGTGCGCCGTCCCCCGTGGACGCCTATCTCACTGAGGAGGACTTGTTCCGCCACAGAAATCCTCAG CTGCATTACCAGCACCAAGTGGTGCAAAACCTGCACAGGCTGTGGCGCCAGTACCTCACCCTGCCCCCCAAGGCCGAGGAGGCCAGGCCCAGTGAGGAGGAGCGCCACAGCCCCAGGGCCCGGGCTGCCTACTTGGAGAAGGCCTCCGTGAACGTGGAGCCCTCGGCACACTCTAAGAGCCCAGTCTCAGAATCCCAAGTGCCCTGGCAGGAGAGTGAGGCCTTCAGGGACTCCCGAGACGCTTTAGGGTCCCAGAAGCCTGGAGCGGGGGCTCAGAGTTCTCAGCGGAAGAGCATTATGGAGGAGATCCTGGTGGAGGAGAGCCCAGACCTGGGGAGCACCAAGAGCCCCTGGGAGCTGGATGGCCTTCCCCCACCTGAGTGGAACCTCTGTTTGGAGGATTTCGGAAAG GCAGTGATGGCACTCCCTgaggagagccagagggaggaCGTCCTCATCGAGCTCAACAAAGCAGCCCTGGAGCTGTGCCAGGAACCGAGGCCCCTGCAATCTGACTTGCTGCACCAGATGTG TTTGCAGCTATGGCGGGATGTGATTGATGGCCTGGTGGGCCATTCCCTGTGGCTGAGGGCTCTGCTGGGCCTGCCTGAGAAGGAGACCATCTATTTGGACCTACCAGAAGAGCAAG GATCGTTTAAACAGCAAGAAGCACAAGGCAAAGGATGA